One stretch of Sinomonas terrae DNA includes these proteins:
- a CDS encoding histidine phosphatase family protein, which translates to MPSSTVHLLRHGEVHNPAGVLYGRLPEFHLSERGRKMAECVAEYFAERAHDGARIVYLAASPLTRAQETAAPTAAILGLEIAPEPRIIEAENRFEGLRVNRNELAKPRHWRYLVNPFRPSWGEPYEQQAGRVLAAVADAARIAVDRGGDGAEAILVAHQLPIWVTRLKVQGRPLWHDPRMRECTLASLTSLTVDTASGAVVSLRYAEPAAALLPGAATTPGA; encoded by the coding sequence ATGCCTTCTTCCACCGTCCATCTGTTGCGCCACGGCGAGGTCCACAACCCCGCCGGCGTGCTGTACGGCCGGCTCCCGGAGTTCCACCTCTCCGAGCGCGGCAGGAAGATGGCGGAATGCGTCGCCGAATACTTCGCCGAGCGGGCGCACGACGGCGCGCGGATCGTCTATCTTGCCGCGTCGCCGCTCACGCGTGCTCAGGAGACGGCGGCTCCGACCGCCGCGATCCTTGGCCTCGAGATCGCGCCCGAGCCGCGGATCATCGAGGCGGAGAACCGCTTCGAGGGGCTGCGGGTCAACCGGAACGAGCTCGCCAAGCCGCGCCACTGGCGCTACCTCGTCAACCCCTTCCGGCCGTCTTGGGGCGAGCCGTACGAGCAGCAGGCGGGGCGCGTCCTCGCCGCCGTTGCGGACGCGGCGCGCATCGCCGTCGACCGCGGGGGCGACGGCGCCGAAGCCATCCTCGTTGCCCACCAGCTCCCCATCTGGGTCACGCGGCTCAAAGTCCAAGGGCGCCCGCTCTGGCATGACCCCCGAATGCGCGAGTGCACCCTCGCGTCGCTCACGAGCCTGACAGTCGACACCGCGAGCGGCGCCGTCGTCTCGCTCCGCTACGCCGAGCCCGCCGCCGCCCTTCTGCCGGGTGCCGCGACGACCCCGGGGGCTTGA
- a CDS encoding TlpA family protein disulfide reductase, whose product MTAPDPTRRRFLRLAAAVPAAALSVAALSACASNDPLAAQARAGDDKNYVAGDGSVTEYAKDQRKPPITFTGTLYDGKTVDSKTLLGHVAVLNFWFAACAPCRVEAPSLKELHDEFASQGVIFYGVDLRDEKGTAEAFEQTFAMPYPSFNDQNGRVLLAVSGVVPPGAVPTTLVLDKQGRVSARILGELDKSTLKALIQTAAAE is encoded by the coding sequence ATGACTGCACCAGATCCCACCCGCCGCCGCTTCCTCCGGCTCGCCGCCGCCGTTCCGGCGGCCGCGCTGTCCGTCGCCGCCCTCTCGGCCTGCGCGTCGAACGATCCCCTGGCCGCCCAAGCCCGCGCGGGCGACGACAAGAACTACGTGGCCGGCGACGGCTCCGTCACGGAGTACGCGAAGGACCAGCGCAAGCCCCCGATCACTTTCACGGGAACGCTCTACGACGGCAAAACGGTCGATTCCAAGACCCTCCTCGGCCATGTCGCGGTGCTCAACTTCTGGTTCGCCGCATGTGCCCCATGCCGCGTCGAGGCCCCGTCGCTCAAGGAGCTGCACGACGAGTTCGCGTCCCAGGGCGTGATCTTCTACGGCGTGGACCTGCGCGACGAGAAGGGCACGGCCGAGGCCTTCGAGCAGACGTTCGCCATGCCTTACCCGAGCTTCAACGACCAGAATGGTCGCGTGCTCCTCGCGGTCTCCGGCGTCGTGCCTCCCGGGGCCGTGCCAACGACCCTCGTGCTCGACAAGCAGGGCCGCGTCTCTGCGCGCATCCTGGGCGAGCTCGACAAGAGCACGCTCAAGGCACTCATCCAGACGGCGGCGGCCGAGTAG
- a CDS encoding YceI family protein, whose translation MTVPSGITPGIWTLDVAHSDIAFTVRHAGISKVRGRFTDAVGTVNVGHSLAETHVEASIKTASFDSGDANRDAHVKGADFFDVEEFPEMTFVSTAIEHNGESYDVTGDLTIKGVTQQVTIETEFNGVAVDPFGTTRAGISGETTISRKEFGLTWNAALEAGGVLVSDKVVISLDLAFTAPQA comes from the coding sequence ATGACCGTTCCCTCCGGCATCACTCCCGGCATCTGGACCCTCGACGTCGCGCACAGCGACATCGCCTTCACCGTCCGCCACGCCGGCATCAGCAAGGTCCGCGGCCGGTTCACCGACGCCGTCGGCACCGTCAACGTCGGCCACAGCCTCGCTGAGACCCACGTTGAGGCGAGCATCAAGACTGCATCCTTCGACTCCGGCGACGCGAATCGCGACGCCCACGTCAAGGGCGCCGATTTCTTCGACGTCGAGGAATTCCCCGAGATGACCTTCGTCTCGACCGCCATCGAGCACAACGGCGAGTCCTACGACGTCACCGGCGACCTCACCATCAAGGGCGTCACCCAGCAGGTCACGATCGAGACCGAGTTCAACGGCGTTGCCGTCGACCCGTTCGGCACCACCCGCGCCGGAATCTCCGGAGAGACCACGATCTCCCGCAAGGAGTTCGGCCTCACGTGGAACGCTGCCCTCGAGGCGGGCGGCGTGCTCGTGAGCGACAAGGTCGTGATCTCCCTCGACCTCGCCTTCACGGCACCCCAGGCCTGA